TTTTGCGCCAGATCGGGATCATGCTGTTGATCGTTTGTTCTTCGGTATATTCCACGTATTCCGGCTGTGCATCCTCGGCTGCGTCTTCTGCCTTCTCCACCGGACGGCTGTTGGTCACATCCATTTTGATCGGATAGCGGATAAAGTCGGAATATTTCTTCACAATATTGCGCAGACGGTACTCGTCCAGATACTCATCGTATTGATCGTCCTCGGTGTTTTCTTTGATGCTGAGGATGATGTCGGTACCGACAGTTTCTTTGTCCGTCGGCTCAATGGTATAACCATCTGCACCTTCGGAATGCCATTTGTACGCTTGGTCGCTGCCCAGTGCACGAGTAATGACAGTCACTTCGTCTGCAACCATAAAGGCAGCGTAGAAGCCGACACCGAATTGACCGATGATATTATGACCATCCTGCGCTTGATTTTCCTTTTTAAAGGCAAGCGAGCCACTCTTCGCGATAATACCGAGGTTGTTTTCCAGCTCTTCGGCAGTCATACCAATCCCTGTATCGGAGATGGTCAGGGTACGAGTCTCTTTGTTTGGCTTGATTTTGACGTAGTAATCTTCCTTGTGGAAGGTGAGACTGTCGTCGGTCAGTGTTTTGTAGTAAATTTTGTCGATAGCGTCACTTGCGTTGGAGATCAGCTCGCGCAGGAAAATTTCGCGGTGCGTATAGATCGAGTTGATCATCATTTCTAGCAGGCGTTTGGATTCGGCTTGAAATTGCTTTTTGCTCATGATTAAGTGAAAGCCCCTTTCCATTCTTATATAAAATAGCAGGCATATTCCGCTGAGCGACTATTCTGCCGCATAGCAGATACCTTATGTATTGTGGCGTTGGTATTTAGCACTCTAATACTCTGAGTGCTAAACCTATCTTTTATATATCATATTCCCAATTTCCATGTCAATGTTTGCGGCCATTCCATCCACTTTACGGAAAGATAATCTTCATACGGAATCACTGTATATTATTTACATTGTAGGTATCCTCTTTTCTCACTAACTGAACTATTATATACTACTCTTAATGTCCCTCTGCTGAGAAAAAGTTATTGCCTATGCAAACATCCAATTTTAAAATACATAATTCGCCTGATCGTAGGCACCAAGGAGTGAATACCGATGCCCCACTCGTACCGCATCCAGCTGAAACCGCTACCGGGATTTGAATGGTCCAGCTTGACTGGGAATGTCGCCAGTGCTGCCGCTTATGTGGGCAGCGATTATATGTATGCCTTTGCCGATGCTTGGTCGTTCTCCTGTCTAAAGGAGCAGGCATCGTCCGGCTTTGCCGCGCTTGGGCAGGAATCGGTATTGTACAACACCTCATATGAACAGATTCTCGACTGGAGTCGAATCGATTACCGCGTCTCTAACTATTTACCTGCCGAGGAAGCGTTGGCACTGATCCGGCTTGAGCTGGCGCAGAAGCGTCCGGTGCTGGTGAAGGGCGATTCCTTTTACTGCGGCTGGTTTCCAGAAAATTATGGGCAGCAGCACAGTTCTAACTTTTATCTGATTACTGGCTACGATGATCTAACGCATCAGCTGTTTTGTACGGATGTAGCGTATATGACGCATCATTATCCACAATCGGTAAGCGACTTTAGCTTGGGCTTTGCTGGCGAGCTAATGACAATGTGGCCGACGCATGATCAGTATCGTCCGATTGTACAGCAGCCTTCGCTGGACGAGATTCTGGTACGCAGCGCAGAGCGCAATCTGGCGCAAAAGCAGGAAGCTTGTCCGATGTTTGAATCGATGCTGCAATTGGCAAACAAGTTGCCAGAGCTGGATCGGCTAGCAGTGGAGCAGCAACAGCATGACGGCCCGGGCAGTATGAATCGGCTGAGTTTGGAGCTGCTATATATTGTACAATCTCGGATGCAGTTTGTCCGATTGCTAGATAAGCTGTGCGTGGAGCAGAATCAGGCGATGTGCCAGCTGGTAGAGGGGTTTGCCCAAAGTGTGCGTAGCTGGTCGCTGATTCGTTCTGCTTATTTACATACATTTGAGCCGCGCAGCTCTCGTGAGCGTATTCTGGACAGTATGGCAACCGAGATTCATGTGACTGCCGCCCTAGAACGAGAAATTTCACAAAGTATTATGCATATTCGCCGCTTGCAACATGTATCGGACCGTTTCCAACAGCGAATGCTGGGCGAGTCGTAGATCACAAGATTAAGCATAGGGCCCTATGATACGCCATTATACAGCGCTCCCTGCTACGACTGAGTATAGGTAGTAGGATCGTGTACTGACTTCAAATAAGCAAGCACCTGCTCTGCTTCATCCCGATTGCTATTCAGCTTCAACGTTTGTGCCAGTTGCTGCGCCGTTTCGTCAAACAAGGCGGTCATGATCCAGACGGCGTTCCAGATGTCTTCGGCTTCTGCGCGCGGATACGTGTTCAATAGACGACGATAGACTTCTTCCGATACATAATGGTGCAAGTACTTTCTGCTTTTACCTACATTGATGCCTTCTGAGTGTTCGCTTGCCACCTTCCATGACAGCAGCAACTCCAGCATCGGACGCATATATCGGTTCAGATGATCCATCGCATACAGCAGCTCGCCGCGCCGCAGCCCTTTTGCAATATACGTCGATATCCACCAAAATTCAGTACAGCAATCGGCAACATTCTGCGCGGTTGGCAGCTTCACCACATGACTTGCATCGGTCGGCGAGGATACCGTCGGCATGATGCCATCCTTATCCAAAAGCACGACGGTTAGCGTATCCTCCTGCACATAGTCATATCGCTGCTCCATTGGCAGTAGACGCAGGTCGATCCGGTTTCCATCGGCAAACAGCATGAGGTACATGAAGCTGCCATTGTTAGCAGACGGAATCAGTGTCCCCTGCTCTGGCATCTGCATGATAATCCGTTCGCCAAACACATCCACCCACTCCTGATTCTCCATAAAAGATTTCATGTTATCCACGATATAGACCACATCATAATCCTGAAAACAATCCCGTTTTGCCGCTGGATTCACACGCGAGCCGTTCATCGCGACTGCCCGCACATGCTCATTTTGCTGTGCCACACCCACAATCAGCTCCATCATCTGTTGCTCACTTCGCATCCGTGTATGCCCTCCTCTTCCTTCACGTGAATACAGCATTTGTACATTCCCATCCTGCCGACTCTCCATCTGTATCTCTGCCAATTGTCTATTAAATTGACCATATATTACGGACATGTTTTAGTATTTTAGCACGTTCCCTACCGTGCTATGATGAACTCATCACCACAAGGCACCTCATCTGGCAGCCCATACGTACAGACGATTCGGGCTGCATACAGGCAAGTTTCTCTAAAGTCATCATGAGGGTGAGCCGCACGTATAGACGTCTGTCATTCGTATCATACACAGTCAGTCCATCTAGCCGTAGCGAGAGAGACATCAAGCTTCTTTCGCTCGTCGCTTTCAGGAGGTGATATTTATGATAACGCTATCATTCAGGCAAAAGCAAATGATGGATCTGCTGCTCAAGCAGGAGCAATATATGACGGCAAGACAGCTTGCTGACCATATGCAGCTATCGGAAAAGACCATTTATCGGGAGCTACAAACAATCGAAGAATTGCTCAAAAGCTGCAACATCGAATTGCAAAAGCAAACCGGACGCGGCTATCGACTGGAATTGACCACGATACAGCGAACACAGCTCAATCTGCACGAGCAGTCAGAGGAAGTTGAAAGCATTCATCTGTCGATCCAGACGCGGCGTATCCGCATTCTGGCACAGCTGCTCAGTCAGGCTCCGCATGAAACGTCGATCAGTCGACTAGCAACCCAGTATTACATCAGCAATGCGTCTATCGTTAACGATTTGCGCTGGATTGAGGACATGCTGGAACCGTTTGAACTCAAGCTTGTACGTCATCAACGTGGCACCTGCATCACCGGCTCCGAAGCCGACATTCGCAAAGCATTTATGCACCTGATCAATGATCTGATTCTGACGGAGCCATATGGCGCCGAATACACGGTGCATGAACGGCTGGATCGACTGACCTTTCGCGAATTGAAGCAGCAGTTTGCTGCGGATGATATCGCCTTTGTCCAATCACTGCTAGAGGAAGCCGAGCAGGAGCTGCATTATCCGATTGGCGATCCATACTATATCAATATTCTCACCCATCTGCTCATTCTGATGAAGCGTATGGAGCACGGCAAGCTGCTGACCGGTAAGCTTGATACTGCACAGATTCAATCGCCGGATGAACGCATTTTCCGTTTAGCACGGCGCATGCTGCTACAGATTGAAGCGTACCGTGGCAATCGGCTGCCAGAAGAAGAAGTGTATTTTATCTATCAATATCTGATTAGCTCTGGCGTTGGCGTAT
The window above is part of the Paenibacillus sp. JQZ6Y-1 genome. Proteins encoded here:
- a CDS encoding aminoglycoside 6-adenylyltransferase, with protein sequence MRSEQQMMELIVGVAQQNEHVRAVAMNGSRVNPAAKRDCFQDYDVVYIVDNMKSFMENQEWVDVFGERIIMQMPEQGTLIPSANNGSFMYLMLFADGNRIDLRLLPMEQRYDYVQEDTLTVVLLDKDGIMPTVSSPTDASHVVKLPTAQNVADCCTEFWWISTYIAKGLRRGELLYAMDHLNRYMRPMLELLLSWKVASEHSEGINVGKSRKYLHHYVSEEVYRRLLNTYPRAEAEDIWNAVWIMTALFDETAQQLAQTLKLNSNRDEAEQVLAYLKSVHDPTTYTQS
- a CDS encoding BtrH N-terminal domain-containing protein, yielding MPHSYRIQLKPLPGFEWSSLTGNVASAAAYVGSDYMYAFADAWSFSCLKEQASSGFAALGQESVLYNTSYEQILDWSRIDYRVSNYLPAEEALALIRLELAQKRPVLVKGDSFYCGWFPENYGQQHSSNFYLITGYDDLTHQLFCTDVAYMTHHYPQSVSDFSLGFAGELMTMWPTHDQYRPIVQQPSLDEILVRSAERNLAQKQEACPMFESMLQLANKLPELDRLAVEQQQHDGPGSMNRLSLELLYIVQSRMQFVRLLDKLCVEQNQAMCQLVEGFAQSVRSWSLIRSAYLHTFEPRSSRERILDSMATEIHVTAALEREISQSIMHIRRLQHVSDRFQQRMLGES